From the Macaca nemestrina isolate mMacNem1 chromosome 7, mMacNem.hap1, whole genome shotgun sequence genome, one window contains:
- the LOC105481800 gene encoding bone morphogenetic protein 4 isoform X2 produces the protein MREGRGGGREGRSAEPGPEARSHSVVPSRATHCCSFPEPFQQVCSRLAVKNHGLLLYALFSVILLGGASHASLIPETGKKKVAEIQGHAGGRRSGQSHELLRDFEATLLQMFGLRRRPQPSKSAVIPDYMRDLYRLQSGEEEEEQIHSAGLEYPERPASRANTVRSFHHEEHLENIPGTSENSAFRFLFNLSSIPENEVISSAELRLFREQVDQGPDWERGFHRINIYEVMKPPAEVVPGHLITRLLDTRLVHHNVTRWETFDVSPAVLRWTREKQPNYGLAIEVTHLHQTRTHHGQHVRISRSLPQGSGNWAQLRPLLVTFGHDGRGHALTRRRRAKRSPKHHPQRARKKNKNCRRHSLYVDFSDVGWNDWIVAPPGYQAFYCHGDCPFPLADHLNSTNHAIVQTLVNSVNSSIPKACCVPTELSAISMLYLDEYDKVVLKNYQEMVVEGCGCR, from the exons TGTAGTGCCATCCCGAGCAACGCACTGCTGCAGCTTCCCTGAGCCTTTCCAGCAAGTTTGTTCAAGATTGGCTGTCAAGAATCATGGACTGTTATTATATGCCTTGTTTTCTGTCA TCCTGCTAGGAGGCGCGAGCCATGCTAGTTTGATACCTGAGACGGGGAAGAAAAAAGTCGCCGAGATTCAGGGCCACGCGGGAGGACGCCGCTCAGGGCAGAGCCATGAGCTCCTGCGGGACTTCGAGGCGACACTTCTGCAGATGTTCGGGCTGCGCCGCCGCCCGCAGCCTAGCAAGAGTGCCGTCATTCCGGATTACATGCGGGATCTTTACCGGCTTCagtctggggaggaggaggaagagcagatCCACAGCGCTGGTCTGGAGTATCCTGAGCGCCCGGCCAGCCGGGCTAACACCGTGAGGAGCTTCCACCACGAAG AACATCTGGAGAACATCCCAGGGACCAGTGAAAACTCTGCTTTTCGTTTCCTCTTTAACCTCAGCAGCATCCCAGAGAACGAGGTGATCTCCTCTGCAGAGCTTCGGCTCTTCCGGGAGCAGGTGGACCAGGGCCCTGATTGGGAACGGGGCTTCCACCGTATAAACATTTATGAGGTTATGAAGCCCCCAGCAGAAGTGGTGCCTGGGCACCTCATCACACGACTACTGGACACGAGACTGGTCCACCACAATGTGACACGGTGGGAAACTTTTGATGTGAGCCCTGCGGTCCTTCGCTGGACCCGGGAGAAGCAGCCAAACTATGGGCTGGCCATTGAGGTGACTCACCTCCATCAGACTCGGACCCACCATGGCCAGCATGTCAGGATTAGCCGATCGTTACCTCAAGGGAGTGGGAATTGGGCCCAGCTCCGGCCCCTCCTGGTCACCTTTGGCCATGATGGCCGGGGCCATGCCTTGACCCGACGCCGGAGGGCCAAGCGTAGTCCTAAGCATCACCCACAGCGGGCCCGGAAGAAGAATAAGAACTGCCGGCGCCACTCGCTCTATGTGGACTTCAGCGATGTGGGCTGGAATGACTGGATTGTGGCCCCACCAGGCTACCAGGCCTTCTACTGCCATGGGGACTGCCCCTTTCCACTGGCTGACCACCTCAACTCAACCAACCATGCCATTGTGCAGACCCTGGTCAATTCTGTCAATTCCAGTATCCCCAAAGCCTGTTGTGTGCCCACTGAACTGAGTGCCATCTCCATGCTGTACCTGGATGAGTATGATAAAGTGGTACTGAAAAATTATCAGGAGATGGTAGTAGAGGGATGTGGGTGCCGCTGA
- the LOC105481800 gene encoding bone morphogenetic protein 4 isoform X1: protein MIPGNRMLMVVLLCQVLLGGASHASLIPETGKKKVAEIQGHAGGRRSGQSHELLRDFEATLLQMFGLRRRPQPSKSAVIPDYMRDLYRLQSGEEEEEQIHSAGLEYPERPASRANTVRSFHHEEHLENIPGTSENSAFRFLFNLSSIPENEVISSAELRLFREQVDQGPDWERGFHRINIYEVMKPPAEVVPGHLITRLLDTRLVHHNVTRWETFDVSPAVLRWTREKQPNYGLAIEVTHLHQTRTHHGQHVRISRSLPQGSGNWAQLRPLLVTFGHDGRGHALTRRRRAKRSPKHHPQRARKKNKNCRRHSLYVDFSDVGWNDWIVAPPGYQAFYCHGDCPFPLADHLNSTNHAIVQTLVNSVNSSIPKACCVPTELSAISMLYLDEYDKVVLKNYQEMVVEGCGCR, encoded by the exons ATGATTCCTGGTAACCGAATGCTGATGGTCGTTTTATTATGCCAAGTCCTGCTAGGAGGCGCGAGCCATGCTAGTTTGATACCTGAGACGGGGAAGAAAAAAGTCGCCGAGATTCAGGGCCACGCGGGAGGACGCCGCTCAGGGCAGAGCCATGAGCTCCTGCGGGACTTCGAGGCGACACTTCTGCAGATGTTCGGGCTGCGCCGCCGCCCGCAGCCTAGCAAGAGTGCCGTCATTCCGGATTACATGCGGGATCTTTACCGGCTTCagtctggggaggaggaggaagagcagatCCACAGCGCTGGTCTGGAGTATCCTGAGCGCCCGGCCAGCCGGGCTAACACCGTGAGGAGCTTCCACCACGAAG AACATCTGGAGAACATCCCAGGGACCAGTGAAAACTCTGCTTTTCGTTTCCTCTTTAACCTCAGCAGCATCCCAGAGAACGAGGTGATCTCCTCTGCAGAGCTTCGGCTCTTCCGGGAGCAGGTGGACCAGGGCCCTGATTGGGAACGGGGCTTCCACCGTATAAACATTTATGAGGTTATGAAGCCCCCAGCAGAAGTGGTGCCTGGGCACCTCATCACACGACTACTGGACACGAGACTGGTCCACCACAATGTGACACGGTGGGAAACTTTTGATGTGAGCCCTGCGGTCCTTCGCTGGACCCGGGAGAAGCAGCCAAACTATGGGCTGGCCATTGAGGTGACTCACCTCCATCAGACTCGGACCCACCATGGCCAGCATGTCAGGATTAGCCGATCGTTACCTCAAGGGAGTGGGAATTGGGCCCAGCTCCGGCCCCTCCTGGTCACCTTTGGCCATGATGGCCGGGGCCATGCCTTGACCCGACGCCGGAGGGCCAAGCGTAGTCCTAAGCATCACCCACAGCGGGCCCGGAAGAAGAATAAGAACTGCCGGCGCCACTCGCTCTATGTGGACTTCAGCGATGTGGGCTGGAATGACTGGATTGTGGCCCCACCAGGCTACCAGGCCTTCTACTGCCATGGGGACTGCCCCTTTCCACTGGCTGACCACCTCAACTCAACCAACCATGCCATTGTGCAGACCCTGGTCAATTCTGTCAATTCCAGTATCCCCAAAGCCTGTTGTGTGCCCACTGAACTGAGTGCCATCTCCATGCTGTACCTGGATGAGTATGATAAAGTGGTACTGAAAAATTATCAGGAGATGGTAGTAGAGGGATGTGGGTGCCGCTGA